A genome region from Phaenicophaeus curvirostris isolate KB17595 chromosome 10, BPBGC_Pcur_1.0, whole genome shotgun sequence includes the following:
- the DBR1 gene encoding lariat debranching enzyme encodes MKVAVAGCCHGALDKMYETLELLERRHNVRPELLLCCGDFQAVRNEADLRCMAVPAKYRHMQTFYRYYSGEKKAPVLTVFIGGNHEASNHLQELPYGGWVAPNIYYLGYAGVVRFRGVRIGGISGIFKSHDYRKGHFECPPYNQQTIRSAYHVRNIEVFKLKQLKSPIDIFMSHDWPRSIYHYGNKKQLLKMKSFFRQEVESNTLGSPAASELLQHLKPTYWFSAHLHVKFAAFMQHQANSKEELPKATKFLALDKCLPHRDFLQIIDVEHDPSAGDSLEYDAEWIAVLKATNSLVNVTPSSWNMPEKNGLHAKWDYSVTEEAIKEVLEELNHDLKIPCNFTLTAPCYDPSKPQKHMEPVHTINPQTTEFCAQFGLTDINNRIQQAKEEGSARGEYEEEEEEEMDSTGSAEEPSEYNTDNSGLSSINPDEIMLDDEGGDEDLSTCSVDPSPDHPPDFSASFSDIRIMPDSMAVSSDDMDSTNEEPEKSGVSKLVEEKSLSERPLKRIGGNENGNSGGKKIKRRNQAIYAAEDEDKTE; translated from the exons ATGAAGGTGGCGGTGGCCGGGTGCTGCCATGGGGCGCTGGACAAGATGTACGAGacgctggagctgctggagcggcGCCACAACGTGCGGCccgagctgctgctgtgctgcggGGACTTCCAGGCCGTGCGCAACGAGGCGGATCTGCGCTGCATGGCCGTGCCCGCCAAGTACCGCCACATGCAGACCTTCTACCG GTACTACTCTGGCGAGAAGAAGGCCCCGGTCCTCACGGTGTTCATAGGGGGGAACCACGAGGCGTCCAACCACCTGCAGGAGCTGCCCTACGGCGGGTGGGTGGCTCCCAACATCTACTACCTCG GTTACGCAGGCGTGGTGCGGTTCCGTGGCGTGAGGATCGGCGGTATCTCAGGCATCTTCAAGTCTCACGACTACCGTAAAG GCCACTTTGAGTGTCCACCATACAACCAGCAAACGATTAGAAGCGCTTACCACGTGAGGAATATTGAAGTCTTCAAACTCAAGCAG TTAAAGAGCCCAATTGATATATTTATGTCACACGACTGGCCAAGGAGCATATATCACTATGGAAACAAGAAACAGCTTCTTAAAATGAAATCCTTCTTCCGTCAAGAAGTGGAGAGCAACACATTAGGAAGCCCTGCTGCCTCAGAGCTTCTGCAGCACCTGAAACCCACCTACTGGTTCTCGGCGCATCTTCATGTTAAATTTGCAGCTTTCATGCAACACCAG GCAAACTCCAAAGAAGAGCTACCAAAAGCAACAAAGTTTTTGGCTCTGGATAAATGTCTGCCGCACAGAGACTTTCTGCAG ATCATAGATGTAGAGCATGATCCCAGTGCAGGTGACTCACTGGAGTACGATGCTGAGTGGATTGCAGTCCTGAAGGCCACCAACAGCCTTGTTAATGTGACTCCCAGCTCATGGAATATGCCTGAAAAGAATGGCCTCCACGCAAA GTGGGACTACAGCGTGACAGAAGAAGCCATCAAAGAGGTGTTAGAAGAGCTGAATCATGACCTCAAAATTCCTTGTAACTTCACGTTGACAGCTCCTTGTTACGATCCCAGCAAGCCCCAGAAACACATGGAGCCAGTTCACACCATCAATCCACAGACCACTGAGTTCTGTGCCCAGTTTGGCCTCACTGACATCAATAACAGGATCCAGCAAGCTAAAGAGGAAGGATCCGCACGCGGTGAatatgaggaggaggaagaagaggagatggaCAGTACTGGGTCAGCAGAGGAACCCAGCGAGTATAATACAGATAATTCCGGACTTTCATCAATTAATCCAGATGAAATAATGCTGGATGACGAAGGTGGTGATGAAGATTTAAGCACGTGTTCTGTCGATCCTTCCCCCGATCATCCTCCTGACTTTTCTGCAAGTTTCTCTGACATCCGCATCATGCCAGACTCCATGGCAGTATCTTCTGATGACATGGATTCCACTAACGAGGAACCAGAGAAATCTGGTGTCAGTAAGCTGGTAGAAGAGAAGAGCTTAAGTGAGAGACCATTAAAGCGCATTGGTGGCAATGAAAATGGAAACAGTGGtggtaaaaaaattaagagacgGAATCAAGCTATCTATGCTGCAGAGGACGAAGATAAAACAGAGTAA